The region ATGACCGGAAGTGAGTCGCCGAATTACAATTTCATGTTGAGCCGCAGTATTCAGGCCTGCAAGACGAATCCAGAGTACATTTACGTCAATCTGAAGGACATACCTCAGGCTGACCTCCCCAAAAACAGGAAAGTCCCTACTGATGGTTACGCCTGTGAGCTGAGATGCCAGGGTGTGTATCTGGCGACTGGCTACTCTGGCAGTAAAAACGGAGCCAGGGACCGGGCCTCTGAGCAGGCTGTCAAACTCTTCCTCAAACCAGTCGAGGTGCGCGTGGTGCCACGCAAGTACAGACACTCGATAGTCAACGACATTGTTGTGTGCCAGGCGCATGGCCCGACCCCTGTTTTCGTACCTGCTCTGCGCAACCCCGAGGAAAAGCCGACGCCCAGCTCCAAGGGGCAGTATGAGCCCGACAGGCGGAAGCACTGGACTGAGTTTGTGGTTATGGACAATGCTCACGACGCCATCTGCATCCTGAACAACTCCGCCGCTTTTAATCGCATGAAGATTGACTACAAATTTGACCTGCTGCCTAACAGCAGCTTTTGGCTGTGTAGCGTCTTTGTGCAGGACGAACTGGTGGCGCAGGGGACGGGCACTAAAAAAGGCTCAAAGCATGCAGCAGCAGTGGAAGCAGTGAAGAAGCTTCGCGCCAACCAGGCGGaacggcagcagcaacagtcgcCACACATCCCCAGAGGACACCACCAGGCAGACTCTGGGGGGCGATTTGGTCAACTGGTTAATAGGAGGAAGCAACTCAGCGACTTGATTATCTTGGAAAACTCCGAAAATGCAATCTGCATCATTAATGACACGGCTCAGTTTAACAAAGTGACAGCAGAGTACAAGTTCACCGTCCTGCCTGACCATCGCTGGAGGTGTGAGGTTTACTTGGAAGGGCAGTACGTGGCTGCAGGAATCGGGCCCAAGAAACTCGTCAAACACATTGCGGCAAACGAGGCTTTAGCCACGCTGAGACTGACGCAGGCGGTAGTCAAGTCCAACCTAAGAAAGGAAGGCCACAGCGATGCCATATCACGGTCCCAGATCCTCGCTCGCTCCGGGGAAGAGACCACAAAGCAGGAGATTAAGGAAGACAACATCGGGAATCAGCTGCTGCGCAAAATGGGCTGGAAAGGAGGCGGGCTCGGGCGAGACGGGGAAGGGATCGCGGAACCCATCAGAATTAAAGAGCAGTTCTCCAGAGAAGGACTGGGGATGGACATGGACAAAAGCGGACACCAGCTAGACAAACGTGACATCGAGGGCGTCATTCGTAACTATGCCGTTTCAGAACGCCAGGACGACCTCCGCTTCTCTACCGACCTCACCAACGACGAACGCAAGCAGATCCACCAGATTTCTCAGAAGTACGGCCTGAGAAGCAAGTCTTACGGACAGGGCCGGCAAAGGTTCCTCATCGTCAGTCGTAGAGTCAAAACGGACCAGCTCATCGGTCAGCTTTTACAGGAAGGACAAGTGGGACGGTATGAACTGATCAAGCCTCAGGCCTCTCATTAAACCCTCGCTGTAATCAAACCCATGCGTCAAACTCGGAGGCATAAATGAGTCCATTATTtatcccttttttttaaaaaaaatttaaaaaatcctttggatttttatttttgtttaccTTTGGTTGTAAAATATGTATCTTTTTTGCACAAGCTTGTTATCTGTGCTGCGGTAAAACCccaattgtaaaaaaaaaaaaaaaaaaaaaaaaaaatcatttcaggATTTCACAAAATGGCTTTAAAGACTGAAATTCACTGTTTTGCGGCCACTTCAGGGACCAGGCGGAATCGATTTCCAGCGCCACTTTGTAACCGTGAAGCCGACTGAGGCGTTAACAGAAATAAAGAGGAGTTAGGTTCACCTGCCTCAGCGTACTGAAACTGATGCACAACGTCTTTAACTGGCAGCAGCCCGATGGTTCTACCGGCTGCATCCACAGGAGGAATAAAGCTGTGATTTGTTATACTGTCACACTTGCTGGTGTATGTGACCATTACCATCCCTGCCTGTTTTCACAGTCCAACTAACTGAACAAATTAAAACTGTTAGAGGCGACAACTGTTgtatatgtattttatttacaaGAAAATGTACAGTTCGTTACATGGGTTACCGGTGCAAAGTTTCTTAATCTGAAAACCAATGCATTCCTGTTTAAGAGTGAAATCACCCCAGTATAACAGCTTAGAAGGGTCTGAAAAGAGCACTAAATACTGTGTCTGGAAGAGGGacatatatttaattatttttacatttaaaaagacatagctttttaaatacattttaaatatacCTCGGCCTGTTGGATGTCTATGCCAGATTATTTTTAACCCCCTAAAAAGAACTGAATTTGCGGACACTAAAACAGCAGAAAGACCTGATATGAAATGTCTACACATCAAGCACATAAACTCACCGTGTCGTCTAATCGGTTCACATGAGAAACGGGTGGGAAATGTGAAAAGCCAGACGGGCCATTGGATTTTTAGAAAGGCGGGGCGTGAGCAAGTAACCCGGCTATAACAAGGTACATTAACTTAGAAAACACACATGCTATTGCCCAACAACAGCATTCAGCTGGCATTAATGCCAAAACACAACAGCATACAAACTTAGCAACAGTTAAGGGACAAATATACCAAGTTGAAGaatttaaaatgtgtaatttttttttcttttttctgcgaGATAGGTCATTTCTTGATTGGTGGTTTCTTGATTCTGAACCGAAATGTTCATACATGAACAACAACGGGGGTCAACAGTCACACCAGCTCTGTTCAACGATGGCAGAAACCCTCTTCTCGTACTCCCGTTTGTTTTCCTGGTAGAGCTGGGCTGCTTGGCTGTTCGCCGGACTGTTTGGGTTTGGCTCATCCAGTAAGGACTGTTAACGCAACAGTTAATAGCAGGGGTCAGTTTGTGAGAAAGCGTATAGGTGATCTAAACAGAAGCTTCCAATTACCTGTATAGATGTTAAGATCGAAGAAACATCGTAAGTTGGACTCCAACGATTCTGAAGTATATCTAAGCATATGCTGCCATCTGCATACACTGCAATACACAAAACAGTGACTCCTGCAGTTCCAATCACAATGCAATCGTGGAGTCGGGACTATGTTTCCGGTCATGGCGACTTACCATTTGGATGAAACATTTTAGAGATAAATCGCACTGTTGGAGGTTTATTTGGATATTCCTCTGTAAATTCAATGGTAAGTTTGAAGGTTCCTAAAAGAAGTAACGTGAAAACATAGATAAGCATTAACTAGAAATACATAGAGAGTTCTGAATATAATAAATGATTTTGTTGCAAAGCTGTCTGAAACACTCACCATCTTCAAAAGGTGTTCCTTCTGGGCTGAAATTCAAACAACACTATTATttcatgcaaaaacaaaacacttccaCAAACCTTAACACCTCAAAGatggcaataaaaaaaaaactccactcaCCCAAAAATGACAGCATTCCATACCATAATATTATTTTCTGAGGGGGCACCACTAACTCCAGCTGGAGGATCTTCTTGCAGCCTAACACAATGAGACACACATGAAAGAAAGTTAATTAGTCTCTTTGTGAAGCAAAATGTTAACGTGTCCCTTTCTGTTTCTATATACTTTTCTTAATTGCCTACAGGTTTTCATGGTAAGTGAGGACGCCTTGGACAGGAGCCCTAGTGTCTCCGGGGTCATGACAGATGGTAGATTATCCTGAGGATTAAGCAGCCATCAAGGGCCTCATTGATTATAACATCTAAAAATCATTCTCAGTAAAtgttctgtccttcctcctaaTTCACCCTGAGAGAAAACAACCTCCACTAAAATTTAAACAGGCCATGAAGGTGAGATACAATTGAAGTAGGTCGCCCTGAATTTTAGAGGTCTGATTAGGACTCATTTTGCATCGAGAACCTGCTCTTTGTGCCATTTTGGAGCACTAAACTAGTAAAGATGTGGAGTACGGCTTTACATTCTTTACAACTTCTACATTTTTTGTTAATTTCCTGTCAGGTGATGTAGGTCAGTCTTACAGGTTTTTAAGTGCCCATTTTAAACACTCTTCGTGAGAACGTAGTGAATTCAGGATGGAAAGAGTAACCTTCCAAGGAAATTGTAGATCTATCTCGATCTGTAATCTAGTCTTTAGAGGCAATTAGCCCCACGAAAATAGCTCTTCTAACCCGGAATTTATACACCCTACAAAGATCGTGATGGGGGGCAAATAAGTTCCTATGAGTGTATAAGAAACCTTAATTTGATCCTAAACAGAAAACCGAAAGATCAGTTTGATCAACCGAACCAGGTACTAAGTTGTTACACAATATCAACTTTGCTAATGTTACTGGCTGTCTTGCTAACGCCGATGATGTCTGCGCTTCCTACTAGTATAATTGTCAATTCTGTAGCGACCATTTGCTGATAATCACTGAAAACAACCAAATGAAATCCCGACCTACTTAAGAACACCTTACTAAGACCTTAATAAGTTTAGATATTAATCGGACTCATTGTTCGATGATGACGTTGTATGCCGAGAGGCTAAAGGTAAAAGGCTAACCTGAGCTAAAGAACTAATGTGTTCTTTCGCTTACCGTTTAAAGTCTCTCATTAAACGTCGTCTTGCTGGAGTTGACATTCTATTACAGATTAACTTTAAGTCCTAAGCATAGACGTTAACAGGCCAGATGTAAATGTCTTTTGATCGGCGTATAATATTAAGTCCTAGCTGGCTAGCAACGATTTGTCAAATTATTTGGCTACCCCTGCTAGTCGAAGGGCGATACCACTTCGATTTCAAGAAGACATTAACATAGTTAGACTCTAACTTGGTCAGTTATATCGCCACGTACACAGTGCTATTGTAATTTAAAGTCGTGTTGCATAATATATTATTGTAGTTGTTCTGTGGCGATGATCAGGGAATTTTAACGTATAAAACAAATACACCCCGTTTTGATACTTGTGTTGTTCCAGCAAATGACGTCACTTGTTTAGCACCGCTAGCAACCATATTTAGAATGCAGTCGAAAGTGTTTTATTCTTCTCTTGGTTCTTCTGTTATCTGTGCTCTTCATAGCTATTCTTAGGTTTAAACATAAATGTATATGTTAATGTACTTAAACAACTGGCGTGGAATAAAGTTCTGACTGACAACAACTAGAATTTATTTGTGGTTGTCGGCCATCTACATTTATGCTAAAAGGCCACCAGAGGGAAGCGTTGTTTAACAGTCAACACTTGACATTTGCAACgttgaaaatgaccaaaaccaCTACATAGCAAGACAGTTTTTCCCAGAAGACAGTTTTTCCAGAGAACGATCAAGGTGGCCAATTATAGTAATGTAAATACCTACTCATAGGCGTCATATTAACACTACTTTAGAAGTTTTGTTTACACACAGCGATTTCGAGGTCCCATATGGTCTAGCGGTTAGGATTCCTGGTTTTCACCCAGGCGGCCCGGGTTCGACTCCCGGTATGGGAACTAAGTCTTTTTTCTTAACTTATTCCCACAACAAGTTGCTACAAGGTCTATAAAGGAATAAGGAATTTAATAAAATTCCTTTAACATTATTGTTTCAATGTCATTTAGAACACCGGGGCTTTCGTTGCTAGATAAACCCCGCCCGTAAAGGAGTAACTCGTATTATCCCATCTCGCTAGGGCTTCCCGGAAGATGCCCCTTCTCCTGGTAGAGTCCATCCCTGCGCTAACGCCACAGACTACAAAGGTCAGCAAACACCACCTGCCACTGCGTTATGCTTTATTGAAGTAATTCTAAGAACTCCGCTTAAAAAGGCCACTTTAACCCAACTCTGATGGTCAGTGGTGTAAACGTCACCCGGTAGTTAGATTTTATTCCAGACGTCAACAACTACCGACgtaatttatatttatttttattatcttacGGGAAGAATCCAAACTTTCCCCCCATCTACACCGCCTTGCGGTTCGGGGGAACGTTTGTAAAAACTTCTCCCGACTCCGCCGGTTACTGCTCTGCCTCCGAGGTCTGATGACGGCTAAATCTTTTCCCAGGAAAATGTGACAAGCAGGAATTTCCCACCATCTGCGTGTGTCGGAGAAAAGTACCAGATTGTGCTCGGGAGCCCACTCGGACAGCAGCGGGAGGGTGAAGCGACCGGCGTGGAGATGGAATCGCGCCACCTTTAACCCTCCAGCTCGTCCCAGGTCTCATGATTTCTAACACGAATGGTCCGGACAACCGCTTATCTCCTCTGTAAGGGCAGAAATCACGCCATGCTGAGGACAACTTCTGCAAAAGTAAGTCAGATCTATTTGCAACTGGCTTTATagcagtccatttaccctccgTGGTGGTTTCCTCCTCTTAAAGTATTATTTTCTGGCGAAATAAAGCCTCCAATATTAAGCATTAATACCCCATTGTTTTATGTTATGTTTGACTTAGTGGTGTATTTATTACATGGAGCCCCCACCCGTCAAGGTTTATAAACCTACAGCAACAGAAGCATGACTGAACTCATATGATGTATTAGTTTTGCATCTGCTTTGCTGGCTGCTCCATAAATTActgtgtctcccctttgtgtCTAGCCAGCATGTGACTATccagaggctgtgtgtgtgtgtgtgtgtgtgtgtgtgtgtgtgtgtgcgcgcctgcaTCAAATAGCAGTCACAATTACAAGAAGGAATTTTGAAAAGTACAATCTGATGTTATCTTTCCTCTGTGATAGGGCAATGGCCCTCAATCTCTGCCCcttctacacacacaaacacacacccaccaaaCAGTTAATGCCTTAAAAACTCATCTTTTTGCTGTTACTAAATACTGGTTGTGGGTAAAGGATAACACTTTCTTGCCATTTTAAACTCCCGTGATGTAAAGGTTGCTAGGCGGTAAATGTTATAAAGGATAATTACACAAAGGGAAGCCATCTGCTTCCTCTGACTGACTCCCATGTCTCCGTGTTTGcctgatgtttacatttttgtgcTAAGATGCTTGTATCCTAGGACAGACAAACATAATCTCATTGGTTACCCAAAGTCGCTTCTTCTGGAGGAGATGGCTGCAACCAGGCAGTGAGGAGCTgggagccggggggggggggttccaggcATTCAGTTTGTCAGGGCCACTGTAGAAGCACACCCACCTTGTACTCCACTACATACGCAGCCTCTATGGTGGGAACTTTGGCAGAGGCTTGTGGATAATTTGAAACTTCAGTTCACTGAAAGCAATTACCCAGAACATGATTTTCCAAATATACCCCAGAGTGGGGTTGTCTTGCTAATTTTGGCCGCTTGTTTTTGAAGAATCCTGCTGCTCTCTCAGTCTTCTGTCTCTGCACCGGCGGCCTAAATGCTGCGAAAGGCTTTGGtcgtttctttttttcttttttcgtcTGACGATGAAGCATTCCTCTGTAGCTTTTATCATCCTCAGACAGCGATGCCACCGTCAGCAGTCTGAGCAGCTGAGGAGTGTGATGATTAGTAAGGACAACAATGGAGAGCTGTGCTGCGAGGAGCTCCTCACACATCAGAAACCTTTGCAAAGATGTACCCGCCTGCCGTAATGGGCTGCTGGTTATTGATCTgtctgtacaaaaaaaaaatgatctGAGATTCTATCCTTTTTAGAAAGCAGCACTCCGGTTTCACAAAGGCTTTCAGTGCTCTTGTAGGAGACAGGAATCCATATGTggtaataaataaagaaatattgCCACCGTACTTGGGTTATCTTTTACAGGGAAATTCAGAAATAACGTGAGCTTGATGAGGAACTCCCGAAGGTCTGGAAAGCCTTTGCTGCTCTTTCCAAGCTCAAAATGACGGGTTCCTACCTGTGCGAGTATGTTTTGAGCCTCAGACAAACCACAAGATGGCAATGTTCATACTGTATGCTTTCctcataaagaaaaaaagaagtagAGGACTGAAACCTGAAATGACTTGCAGAAATACAGGAACCTTTTCAcgaaaagggaaataaaactgCCTTACTTCCCGTTTTCACGTGCAGGAAAATGTCTCACACTGCCCTATTGTTCGTGGAGGGCTAGCAGGGAAAATGCTCTACCCAACCTTCCTTAATTATATGtatactgttgtttttttcaccccctttttttttggatgaaGACCTTGAGTATCACCTTGCACCCGGTCGGATACGCCTGATTGCCGGGCAGCAGCGGCGAATGTCTGCCACTGGACATGATGTCATAGGGAAATTAGAGATGGGAAATTCCACCTGCAACCTCATTCCGCCTCGCTTGCAAGCATGTGACCGGGATGAGTCGTCCcgccttctttttttcccccatgaaTCTGTGCATTGCTGTGATGTAATGCGGGGTTGTACACTATTTTTAGTGCACAAACGCCAACGACTGAGCTGTGTGCTTGGAATTTATTCCAAATGTCGCCAAGACTGAGAAGATAAGGCGGTTAGATTGAGTAAAGCCACCTAGCTTGAAAAACATCGGTTGGATTGCGACCTAGCCTCCACTCGTTAATATGGAAATCTTGAAAGTGCGATTAAAGAAACGGTTGAAAACAAAAGAGGTGACATGTGTCTTGGCAGACAAAGAAGCCACTCCTCGTGGTGTAGGGCTACTGTTAGGTTGAGCCGTGACGTCACAAACACTGACAGAGGAGATCAGCGCTGCCTCTCTCAGCCCAGTGCAATATTCTTCCGGTTGCTGGTATTCATGCAGGTGCCACTTGACACAAGCCTGCCCCCCAAACAGTATAAAAGCAGCATTGACCTGGGTATTGACGTGG is a window of Takifugu rubripes chromosome 14, fTakRub1.2, whole genome shotgun sequence DNA encoding:
- the nkrf gene encoding NF-kappa-B-repressing factor; the encoded protein is MAKETCTGEMPSFDPRSCSEAKKRPFSSDGRGEPMTKMSVSKFGPRLRFEPVNFVSGGSSGGSRVDEKENDKEQRRSESYGIRNWEFDHLSYGSAGRAQDVSSLRSGFARTSSYDSWGSHRDREDFPGSTSGLGYGGYGSTTNFMVKTHQDYIHKYEAHNSRNSDSFPQPHRYNGYNGGTRSGARDSGRHGLGYGHQDWPSSNRPFSRVYTSPGSSSPTTFQSGNSSVQVSQSVLEEKQILIHRVASALSVAFLDPVFMTGSESPNYNFMLSRSIQACKTNPEYIYVNLKDIPQADLPKNRKVPTDGYACELRCQGVYLATGYSGSKNGARDRASEQAVKLFLKPVEVRVVPRKYRHSIVNDIVVCQAHGPTPVFVPALRNPEEKPTPSSKGQYEPDRRKHWTEFVVMDNAHDAICILNNSAAFNRMKIDYKFDLLPNSSFWLCSVFVQDELVAQGTGTKKGSKHAAAVEAVKKLRANQAERQQQQSPHIPRGHHQADSGGRFGQLVNRRKQLSDLIILENSENAICIINDTAQFNKVTAEYKFTVLPDHRWRCEVYLEGQYVAAGIGPKKLVKHIAANEALATLRLTQAVVKSNLRKEGHSDAISRSQILARSGEETTKQEIKEDNIGNQLLRKMGWKGGGLGRDGEGIAEPIRIKEQFSREGLGMDMDKSGHQLDKRDIEGVIRNYAVSERQDDLRFSTDLTNDERKQIHQISQKYGLRSKSYGQGRQRFLIVSRRVKTDQLIGQLLQEGQVGRYELIKPQASH
- the ube2a gene encoding ubiquitin-conjugating enzyme E2 A, with translation MSTPARRRLMRDFKRLQEDPPAGVSGAPSENNIMVWNAVIFGPEGTPFEDGTFKLTIEFTEEYPNKPPTVRFISKMFHPNVYADGSICLDILQNRWSPTYDVSSILTSIQSLLDEPNPNSPANSQAAQLYQENKREYEKRVSAIVEQSWCDC